Proteins encoded in a region of the Neodiprion lecontei isolate iyNeoLeco1 chromosome 5, iyNeoLeco1.1, whole genome shotgun sequence genome:
- the LOC107226138 gene encoding uncharacterized protein LOC107226138, which produces MPVGGRVAGKVGIYNNHYNGRSHSGINEEIIWISIGMGITIAVLITIALCYIVREKCQKRHEGYYASLPPPLWAAPLNPPPGIIVSPTPSRGSPKAYYITV; this is translated from the exons ATGCCGGTGGGTGGTCGAGTCGCTGGGAAAGTCGGGATATACAACAATCATTACAACG GAAGAAGCCATAGCGGGATCAACGAAGAGATCATATGGATTAGCATAGGCATGGGCATCACAATCGCCGTACTAATTACCATAGCTCTCTGCTACATCGTCAGAGAGAAATGCCAGAAGCGTCACGAGGGGTATTACGCTTCCCTGCCGCCACCGTTGTGGGCGGCACCCTTAAATCCACCACCTGGAATTATCGTGAGTCCAACGCCATCCAGAGGTAGTCCAAAGGCCTACTACATCACGGTTTAG